One Sodalinema gerasimenkoae IPPAS B-353 DNA segment encodes these proteins:
- a CDS encoding cation:proton antiporter — MLPSTLWILLMGFFGGQLARRLGAPPLLGMILIGILTGPQIGNVISAEVLDAADGLRTMAVTIILMKAGLGLDREKLKRQGSVALRLGVLPALCETLVVGAVALFLFDFDVPTALLLGCILAAESPAVIVPGMLRLKSLGWGVDKGITDAILTGSALSDVLLLLLFSLLLGFLSQEGGGLNLGDITISPLQLLPLEIFLRIGLGLGVGYLAARLLVSLSVKQNWTQKSVQDVLIGAGLALFLTIFDQVLPIYSGYLAVMSLGFFLVQFDAPLGRRLRGGFDALWTVAEIFLFVLLGATLQLEVLGDVLLPGLALLALGLLVGRSLGWYLSTLGSDWTWKERVFLLPGNMAKATVQAAVGAIPLAQGLAGGEEILALAVLSILVTAPLGAWSTQQFAPLLLEKGVIDPTQVGAVGQLRFLAAVDTFPMAERVLTKAADLARRSDGEVLILHVSDRPDEEELTHLREVIQRRLLDIRHEVCICPGVVPETIVEMARSQAVSDIIIGQPRHRPWDNLLNDSISQTVLETSPIPVILVKPEEVTGSETG; from the coding sequence ATGCTCCCAAGTACCCTCTGGATTCTCCTAATGGGCTTCTTCGGCGGACAACTGGCCCGTCGTCTTGGTGCCCCTCCCCTCCTGGGAATGATCCTAATTGGCATCCTCACCGGCCCACAAATCGGCAACGTCATCAGTGCCGAGGTTCTCGACGCCGCCGACGGACTCCGGACTATGGCCGTCACCATCATCCTCATGAAAGCCGGCCTCGGACTCGATCGCGAAAAGTTAAAGCGTCAAGGGTCCGTCGCCCTGCGGCTTGGAGTGCTTCCCGCCCTTTGTGAAACTCTCGTCGTTGGGGCTGTCGCCCTGTTTCTATTTGATTTTGATGTCCCCACAGCCCTCCTCCTCGGCTGTATTCTGGCCGCTGAATCCCCAGCGGTGATTGTTCCGGGAATGTTGCGCCTGAAAAGCCTCGGCTGGGGAGTCGATAAAGGTATTACCGATGCTATTCTCACCGGCAGCGCCCTCTCGGATGTCTTGTTACTCCTTCTATTTAGCCTCCTACTGGGCTTTCTCTCCCAAGAGGGGGGAGGTTTAAACTTGGGAGATATCACGATCTCACCCCTGCAACTGTTGCCCCTGGAAATTTTCCTGAGAATTGGACTGGGCTTAGGGGTGGGCTATCTCGCTGCCCGGTTATTGGTGTCATTATCAGTCAAACAAAATTGGACTCAAAAATCGGTTCAGGACGTACTGATTGGGGCAGGACTGGCGCTCTTCTTAACGATTTTTGACCAGGTACTTCCCATCTATTCCGGGTATCTGGCTGTGATGTCCCTGGGCTTTTTTCTGGTGCAGTTCGATGCTCCGCTCGGGCGACGGCTGCGGGGAGGCTTTGATGCCCTATGGACAGTAGCGGAAATTTTTCTGTTTGTGCTGCTTGGGGCAACGTTACAACTGGAGGTTCTTGGGGATGTGTTGCTGCCAGGATTGGCCCTGCTGGCGTTGGGGTTACTGGTGGGGCGATCGCTCGGTTGGTATCTCTCGACGTTAGGGAGTGATTGGACTTGGAAGGAACGGGTGTTTCTACTGCCGGGAAATATGGCCAAAGCCACGGTTCAAGCGGCAGTCGGGGCAATTCCTTTGGCTCAAGGACTAGCGGGAGGGGAGGAAATTCTGGCGTTGGCGGTGTTGTCGATTTTGGTGACGGCTCCCCTGGGGGCTTGGAGTACCCAACAATTTGCGCCCCTATTATTGGAGAAGGGGGTTATCGATCCGACTCAGGTGGGGGCCGTGGGACAGTTACGTTTTTTGGCGGCGGTGGATACTTTCCCCATGGCGGAACGAGTCTTGACGAAAGCGGCAGATTTAGCCCGTCGGAGTGATGGGGAGGTGCTGATTCTTCATGTGAGCGATCGCCCGGATGAGGAGGAGTTAACCCATCTCCGCGAGGTGATTCAGCGTCGCCTGCTCGATATTCGCCATGAGGTCTGCATTTGTCCGGGAGTGGTTCCGGAAACCATTGTGGAAATGGCGCGATCGCAGGCGGTGTCTGATATCATCATTGGCCAACCTCGACATCGCCCTTGGGATAATCTCCTCAACGACTCTATTAGTCAGACGGTCTTAGAAACCAGTCCGATTCCTGTGATTTTGGTGAAGCCGGAGGAGGTAACGGGTTCAGAAACGGGTTGA
- the uvrC gene encoding excinuclease ABC subunit UvrC, which translates to MTVTRPLPLLDSRDRLEQRLNEIPPEPGVYLMRDEGDRILYIGKSKTLRSRVRSYFRESQPLSDRIALMVHQVCDIEFIVTDSEAEALALEANLIKQHQPQFNVLLKDDKKYPYLCITWSEDYPRIFITRKRRIAHPKDRYYGPYVDTRQLRSTLNLVKRIFPLRQRPKPLFKDRPCLNYDIGRCPGVCQELISPEAYHQTVEKVAMVFQGRIGELESILNQQMQAAAAQLDFEKAAQLRDRLQGLQSLGVDQKVALPDDRISRDAIALSLGERHACIQLFQIRAGKLIGRLGFIANADDPGSILQRVLEDHYRRLDPVEIPSTILLQHPLPEAEFLETWLSQTRGRNVSLEVPQRQQKAELIAMVERNAGYELARLERGDRRNQEALKDLAQILGRTTPPRRLECYDISHSQGSNAVASRVVFLDGHPAKQEYRHYKIRNPEITSGHSDDFASLAEVLQRRFRDYESPQTLIESPNYPDLVVIDGGKGQLSAVMRILDEMGLDGVLSVVSLAKQREEIFTPGVSHPLDTHPEQPGVQLLRRLRDESHRFAISFHRQQRSKRMRRSRLDEIPGLGFQRQQQLLAHFHSLDYVMQASPEQLAEVPGIGKRLAAEIYGYFRGGEG; encoded by the coding sequence ATGACGGTAACCCGACCGCTTCCCCTCCTAGACAGTCGAGATCGCCTCGAACAGCGTCTTAACGAGATTCCCCCAGAACCGGGAGTCTATTTAATGCGAGATGAGGGCGATCGCATCCTTTATATTGGCAAATCCAAAACCCTCCGCAGTCGAGTTCGCTCCTACTTTCGCGAGTCTCAACCCCTGAGTGATCGCATCGCCCTCATGGTGCACCAAGTCTGTGACATCGAGTTTATCGTCACCGACAGCGAGGCGGAAGCCCTAGCCCTCGAAGCCAACCTCATCAAACAACATCAACCCCAATTCAACGTCCTCCTCAAAGACGATAAAAAATATCCCTATCTCTGTATCACCTGGTCCGAAGACTATCCCCGTATCTTCATCACCCGCAAACGACGCATCGCCCACCCCAAAGACCGCTACTACGGTCCCTACGTCGATACTCGCCAGCTTCGCAGTACCCTAAACCTCGTCAAACGTATCTTTCCCCTCCGTCAACGCCCTAAACCCCTGTTCAAAGACCGTCCCTGCCTCAACTACGACATTGGCCGTTGTCCCGGAGTCTGCCAAGAACTGATTTCCCCCGAGGCCTATCATCAAACCGTCGAGAAAGTAGCCATGGTCTTCCAAGGACGTATCGGCGAACTCGAAAGCATCCTCAACCAGCAGATGCAAGCCGCCGCCGCGCAACTCGACTTTGAGAAAGCCGCCCAACTACGCGATCGCCTCCAGGGACTCCAATCCCTCGGCGTTGACCAAAAAGTTGCCCTTCCCGACGATCGCATTTCCCGAGATGCGATCGCCCTAAGCCTCGGAGAACGCCACGCCTGCATTCAACTGTTCCAAATCCGGGCCGGAAAACTCATCGGCCGCCTGGGCTTCATCGCCAACGCCGACGATCCTGGTTCCATCCTGCAACGAGTTCTCGAAGACCATTACCGCCGCCTTGACCCCGTCGAAATCCCGAGTACCATTCTCCTACAACATCCCCTCCCCGAAGCCGAATTTCTAGAAACCTGGCTCAGCCAAACCCGAGGCCGTAACGTCAGCCTAGAAGTTCCCCAACGGCAACAGAAAGCCGAACTCATTGCCATGGTCGAACGCAACGCCGGGTATGAACTGGCCCGACTCGAACGGGGCGATCGCCGCAACCAAGAGGCCCTAAAAGACCTAGCCCAAATTCTCGGACGCACCACCCCACCCCGTCGCCTCGAATGTTACGACATCTCCCATAGCCAAGGGTCCAACGCCGTCGCCTCCCGAGTGGTCTTTCTCGATGGCCATCCCGCCAAACAAGAGTACCGCCATTACAAAATCCGTAACCCCGAGATTACCAGTGGCCATTCCGACGACTTCGCCAGTTTAGCCGAAGTCTTGCAGCGGCGCTTCCGTGACTACGAATCCCCTCAAACCCTGATCGAGTCCCCCAATTATCCTGATTTGGTGGTGATTGACGGAGGAAAAGGTCAACTCTCCGCCGTCATGAGAATCCTAGACGAGATGGGACTCGATGGGGTTCTCTCCGTCGTCAGTTTAGCCAAACAACGGGAAGAGATTTTCACCCCAGGGGTCTCCCACCCTTTAGACACCCATCCCGAACAACCCGGTGTGCAACTTTTGCGGCGATTACGAGATGAGTCTCACCGCTTTGCCATTAGCTTCCATCGTCAGCAGCGAAGCAAACGGATGCGGCGATCGCGTCTTGATGAGATTCCCGGTTTAGGGTTTCAGCGTCAGCAGCAATTACTGGCCCATTTTCATTCCCTCGATTATGTGATGCAGGCTTCCCCGGAACAGTTAGCGGAGGTTCCGGGGATTGGTAAACGATTGGCGGCAGAGATTTACGGATATTTTCGGGGAGGAGAGGGTTAG
- a CDS encoding DUF3181 family protein, which yields MTASTREIEKLAAEIADKIYLDIAKWHLYLGDARLHVPLAERFYPLLEEDRLTEAALESVLQEISVPIGGGRREVPLQDLLPRSGQQDLMELLEAYQQENL from the coding sequence ATGACTGCCAGCACTCGTGAGATTGAAAAGCTTGCGGCGGAGATTGCCGATAAAATCTATCTGGATATTGCCAAATGGCATCTCTATCTCGGAGATGCCCGTTTACATGTTCCCTTAGCGGAACGGTTTTATCCCCTGTTGGAAGAGGATCGCCTCACGGAAGCCGCCCTAGAATCGGTGTTACAAGAGATATCGGTTCCCATTGGCGGTGGACGGCGAGAGGTGCCTTTGCAGGATTTACTCCCTCGGTCCGGGCAACAGGATTTAATGGAGTTGTTAGAAGCCTATCAGCAGGAGAATCTCTGA
- a CDS encoding MOSC domain-containing protein, protein MARIEVKTIFKHPVKGFTPQPCDRVALQEDFGMVGDRAFAFMFTDTGNPEPQTPWLPKQYLAVQNDWPDLAKLRCDYDEQRQELELCLNETLTVVASVATAEGRDRLSQFISDYLHTLTPSPAARHPQNTAVRLIGTATGETRYQDRDQGQISLVSQATLDDIAAKTGQPQLDPRRFRPNFVIDGLPPWGEFDWVGQQLDLGNATIQVTAPIGRCLNINVNPDNGDCDLPLLSQLPAHFGHAQTGVIATIVHGGTVQRGDALKS, encoded by the coding sequence ATGGCTAGGATTGAGGTTAAGACCATTTTTAAGCATCCCGTCAAGGGATTCACTCCGCAACCGTGCGATCGCGTGGCGTTGCAAGAGGATTTTGGCATGGTGGGCGATCGCGCGTTTGCCTTTATGTTCACGGATACGGGCAACCCGGAACCTCAAACCCCCTGGCTTCCCAAGCAGTATCTCGCGGTTCAAAATGACTGGCCTGACTTAGCCAAATTACGCTGTGACTATGACGAACAGCGACAAGAACTAGAACTGTGTCTCAATGAAACTCTCACGGTTGTGGCGTCGGTAGCTACAGCCGAGGGACGCGATCGCCTCAGCCAATTTATTAGTGATTACTTACATACATTAACCCCAAGTCCTGCCGCGCGACATCCCCAAAACACTGCCGTGCGTCTGATTGGCACAGCTACCGGAGAAACCCGCTATCAAGACCGAGATCAAGGGCAAATTTCCCTCGTCTCCCAGGCAACCTTAGATGATATCGCGGCGAAAACTGGACAACCCCAACTCGATCCTCGGCGGTTTCGTCCCAACTTCGTTATTGATGGCCTTCCCCCCTGGGGTGAGTTTGACTGGGTGGGTCAACAATTAGATCTCGGAAACGCTACGATCCAAGTAACCGCCCCCATCGGACGTTGTCTGAATATCAACGTCAATCCTGATAACGGCGATTGCGATCTACCCCTGCTTTCCCAACTCCCGGCCCATTTCGGCCATGCTCAAACCGGGGTCATTGCAACCATCGTTCATGGGGGAACCGTTCAACGGGGGGACGCGCTCAAGTCCTAG